One window of Synergistales bacterium genomic DNA carries:
- a CDS encoding amidohydrolase → MDQRVDPAELRAHGAAIADDIIGLRRTIHRHPELAFEERKTADLAARTLDEAGFEVVRGLAGTGVLGILRGAAEGPSRGLRADMDALPLTEETGLSFASSEPGIMHACGHDGHVASLLGAARILADHREHVRGTVCLLFQPAEEGAGGAKRLVREGLFRDFPMDFLFGHHLWTGPGFPKGSFVTRKGIMTAASDRFEISITGRGGHASLPQYTLDPLPVLADLIHAVYAIPSRRLDPFDQAVVSIGRVAAGEAENVIPQEATLAGSIRTFSPGVQQEVHRLLAETAEEISAARGCTGTCSVRRGYPCLQQDEGLTTAVLRLAEAFWGKDQVIEKETPFTGSEDFSYLAGAVPACFAMIGCGGEYGLHSPKMELDEEMLPLLSAWEAYLAIESGALPSTDGTEEKKKEVPQ, encoded by the coding sequence GTGGACCAGAGGGTCGATCCCGCAGAGCTGCGCGCCCATGGGGCGGCAATAGCCGATGACATCATCGGCCTGCGGAGAACCATCCACCGCCATCCGGAGCTCGCCTTCGAGGAACGGAAGACGGCCGACCTGGCCGCCCGGACACTCGATGAAGCCGGTTTCGAGGTCGTCCGCGGACTGGCCGGCACCGGTGTCCTGGGCATCCTGCGGGGCGCCGCGGAGGGGCCTTCGCGGGGGCTGCGGGCCGATATGGACGCCCTGCCGCTCACCGAGGAGACAGGCCTGTCCTTCGCGTCGTCCGAACCGGGTATCATGCACGCCTGCGGCCACGACGGCCACGTGGCGTCGCTGCTCGGCGCGGCCCGTATCCTTGCCGATCACCGGGAGCACGTCAGGGGAACGGTCTGCCTCCTCTTCCAGCCGGCCGAGGAGGGAGCGGGCGGGGCCAAACGGCTGGTCCGGGAGGGCCTCTTCAGGGATTTCCCCATGGATTTCCTCTTCGGGCACCATCTCTGGACCGGCCCGGGCTTCCCGAAGGGGAGCTTCGTCACCAGGAAGGGCATCATGACCGCCGCCAGCGACCGCTTCGAGATCTCCATCACCGGGAGGGGCGGCCACGCCTCGCTCCCCCAGTACACCCTGGATCCGCTGCCGGTGCTGGCCGACCTGATCCACGCCGTCTACGCCATCCCCTCCCGGAGGCTGGACCCCTTCGACCAGGCTGTCGTCTCCATCGGCCGGGTCGCCGCCGGAGAGGCGGAAAACGTCATCCCCCAGGAGGCGACCCTGGCGGGCTCGATCCGCACCTTCTCGCCCGGGGTCCAGCAGGAGGTCCACCGGCTGCTGGCGGAGACGGCGGAGGAGATCAGCGCCGCCCGGGGATGCACCGGCACCTGCAGCGTACGGAGAGGCTATCCCTGCCTGCAGCAGGACGAGGGACTGACGACGGCGGTGCTCCGGCTGGCTGAAGCGTTCTGGGGGAAGGACCAGGTCATCGAAAAGGAGACCCCCTTCACGGGGTCCGAGGATTTCAGCTACCTGGCCGGGGCGGTGCCCGCCTGCTTCGCCATGATCGGCTGCGGCGGGGAGTACGGGCTCCACAGCCCGAAGATGGAACTGGACGAGGAGATGCTTCCCCTCCTCAGCGCCTGGGAAGCCTATCTCGCCATCGAAAGCGGTGCGTTACCGTCCACGGACGGTACAGAGGAGAAGAAAAAGGAGGTTCCCCAATGA
- a CDS encoding YqhA family protein → MEEPSAGEQLDTEHQKHCEQLMDKRPWERCFERLLWGTRYMVVFAVIFSIISAMALFFKGSLEIADAIVYLATHLGHGEVVHERLIIQIIGAVDMYLIGVILLIVSFGLYELFISQIDVARLGDSIAILDIHSLDELKSRIIKVVVMVLIVTFFQRALAMRYNSPTDMLYLAISILSISIGTYFMNKNER, encoded by the coding sequence GTGGAGGAGCCGAGCGCCGGCGAACAGCTCGATACGGAACATCAGAAACACTGCGAACAGTTGATGGACAAACGCCCCTGGGAGCGCTGTTTCGAACGCCTTCTCTGGGGGACCCGGTATATGGTGGTCTTTGCGGTGATCTTCAGCATCATCAGTGCCATGGCTCTCTTTTTCAAGGGGAGCCTGGAGATCGCCGACGCCATCGTCTACCTGGCGACGCATCTGGGCCATGGCGAGGTGGTCCACGAGCGGCTGATCATCCAGATCATCGGCGCCGTGGACATGTATCTCATCGGCGTGATCCTGCTCATCGTCAGCTTCGGTCTCTACGAGCTCTTCATCTCCCAGATCGATGTGGCCCGCCTGGGCGACAGCATCGCCATCCTGGACATCCACTCTCTGGACGAGCTGAAGAGCCGGATCATCAAGGTGGTGGTGATGGTGCTGATCGTCACCTTCTTCCAGCGGGCCCTGGCCATGCGGTACAACTCGCCTACCGACATGCTCTATCTGGCGATCTCCATACTGTCCATCTCCATCGGCACCTATTTTATGAACAAGAACGAACGATAG
- a CDS encoding IclR family transcriptional regulator, whose product MNATEKTLWILKRLAEPPYSMTLTELAEELGLARSGLYKTLTQMAEEQFLLRHPDTKRYSLGPVLFRLGNLYKSRERLWDVAVPVMERLREETGESVALGILEGAYVVLVDIVESSQDLRVSGRAGRKYPLNLGALGKVAGAFLPEERRDALLRDFSLTASTPYSIADPGALRREYAAIRARGYALSSEESTLGSCGIAAPVFDESGRFKASLALGVPAVRFAAELREPWAERVVEAARMISRQLGFQGA is encoded by the coding sequence ATGAACGCGACGGAGAAAACGCTGTGGATTCTCAAACGACTGGCGGAACCACCCTACTCGATGACCCTGACGGAGCTGGCGGAAGAGCTGGGGCTGGCCCGCAGCGGCCTCTACAAGACACTGACCCAGATGGCGGAGGAGCAGTTTCTCCTCCGCCATCCCGATACGAAACGGTACAGCCTCGGCCCCGTCCTCTTCCGCCTCGGCAATCTCTACAAGAGCCGCGAGCGGCTCTGGGACGTGGCGGTGCCGGTGATGGAGCGTCTCCGGGAAGAGACCGGCGAGTCGGTGGCGCTGGGGATACTGGAAGGGGCCTATGTGGTACTGGTGGATATCGTGGAAAGCAGCCAGGACCTCCGGGTTTCCGGGCGGGCGGGGCGGAAGTACCCTCTCAACCTCGGGGCGCTGGGGAAGGTGGCCGGGGCCTTTCTGCCGGAGGAACGCCGGGATGCGCTTCTGCGGGATTTCTCGCTGACGGCGTCCACCCCCTATTCCATCGCCGATCCCGGGGCGCTCCGCCGGGAGTACGCGGCGATACGGGCCAGAGGCTATGCGCTGAGCAGCGAGGAGAGCACCCTCGGTTCCTGCGGGATCGCGGCGCCTGTCTTCGACGAGTCGGGGCGGTTCAAGGCGAGTCTGGCGCTGGGTGTCCCCGCCGTCCGTTTTGCTGCGGAACTGAGAGAGCCCTGGGCGGAGAGGGTGGTGGAGGCGGCGCGGATGATCTCCCGGCAGCTCGGGTTTCAGGGGGCGTAG